From the Bacillus sp. FJAT-22090 genome, the window ATTGCAAAGCTTTATAAAGAATTACAAATAGATTCAATTGAAGCATTGAAAGAAGCATGTGAATCACATAAGGTTCAAAAACTTCCTGGCTTTGCCGCGAAGACAGAAGTGAAAATACTAGCTGAATTAGAAAACTTTCAAGTGAAACCTGAAAGAAGTGCAGTTTGGCTATTAGAGCCAATTGTTGAAATAATTAATGAGAAGCTTTCACATATTACCGCGATTGAAAAATTTTCTGTTGCGGGTTCTTATAGACGGGTAAAGGAAGCAAGTAAGGACATTGACTTTATCATTGCAACAGAGTACCCAATCGAAGTTAGAGAAGAAATTTTGAAAGTTCTCCCGGTTTTAAAAGTTATTGCTGCTGGCGACACAAAAGTTTCTATTACACTTGACGTAGAGAATGAGGTAGACGTTGACTTTCGTTTAGTAAACATTGATCAATTTGCCTCCGCTCTCAACCATTTTACAGGTTTAAAAGATCATAATATTAAAATGAGGCAAATTGCAAAGGACCAAGGGAAAAAAATAAGTGAATACGGTGTGGAGTTAGAAGACGGGACAGTTCAGCATTTTAAAACTGAGGAGGAATTCTATGCATTTTTCGATTTGCCATTTATTCCCCCAACTGTTCGAGAGGATGGCTCAGAATTTACAAAACTAGATCAGCTATCACGACTTGTAAAGTTAGAGGATATAAAGGCAGACCTTCATATGCATACTACTTGGTCTGATGGAGCTTATTCCATAGAGGAAATGGTGGAAGCTTGTCGAACTAAAGGATATTCGCATTTAGTCATTACGGATCATTCCGATTATTTAAAAGTAGCAAATGGACTAACAAAAGAGCGTTTGTTGCATCAAATAGAAACAATTCACGAGATAAACGAAAAGTATACAGACATCGAAATATTTACTGGAACAGAAATGGATATTCTACCTGATGGCTCGCTAGACTTTGATGAGGATGTATTAAAACAATTGGATTTTGTTATTGCTTCGATCCATTCAAGTTTTAGTCAGCCAGAGGAGAAAATAATGGAGCGTTTGTTTAACGCTATTAAAAATCCTTTTGTTCACATGATTGCCCACCCTACCGGAAGAATAATTGAAACTCGGAATGGGTACAATCCCGATGTCCCGACTTTAATCGAGTGGGCAAAGG encodes:
- the polX gene encoding DNA polymerase/3'-5' exonuclease PolX, which encodes MDKKTIIKTLEKIALYMELQGENPFKVSAFRKAAQVIELDSRSLSEMDNILSLKGIGAATGAVIEDLMNKGESSFLIELQNSVPSGLLPMLKIPGLGGKKIAKLYKELQIDSIEALKEACESHKVQKLPGFAAKTEVKILAELENFQVKPERSAVWLLEPIVEIINEKLSHITAIEKFSVAGSYRRVKEASKDIDFIIATEYPIEVREEILKVLPVLKVIAAGDTKVSITLDVENEVDVDFRLVNIDQFASALNHFTGLKDHNIKMRQIAKDQGKKISEYGVELEDGTVQHFKTEEEFYAFFDLPFIPPTVREDGSEFTKLDQLSRLVKLEDIKADLHMHTTWSDGAYSIEEMVEACRTKGYSHLVITDHSDYLKVANGLTKERLLHQIETIHEINEKYTDIEIFTGTEMDILPDGSLDFDEDVLKQLDFVIASIHSSFSQPEEKIMERLFNAIKNPFVHMIAHPTGRIIETRNGYNPDVPTLIEWAKEYGKILELNASPYRLDLKTEYLRIAKELGVPIAINTDAHHIIQLKYMDLGVRYAQKAWLSKDEIVNTWSLDMFKQFITK